Proteins from a single region of Streptomyces glaucescens:
- a CDS encoding DUF397 domain-containing protein: MDKWRKSSYSGPDDGNECVEIATSPTRIAIRDSKAPAEPHLTFPPETFAAFLQALKAHPRPRP, from the coding sequence GTGGACAAGTGGCGCAAGTCGTCGTACTCCGGTCCGGACGACGGCAACGAGTGCGTGGAGATCGCCACCTCTCCCACCCGCATAGCCATCCGCGACTCGAAGGCCCCCGCCGAACCCCACCTCACCTTCCCTCCGGAGACCTTCGCCGCCTTCCTCCAGGCCCTCAAGGCGCACCCCCGCCCCCGCCCCTGA